A stretch of Tripterygium wilfordii isolate XIE 37 chromosome 11, ASM1340144v1, whole genome shotgun sequence DNA encodes these proteins:
- the LOC120009689 gene encoding transcription factor bHLH95-like isoform X1 encodes MDAETAVAGVVGHKRTKKGVPKNDENDGDGGGEGAEHEIHIWTERQRRKKMRDMFSNLHALLPHLPAKADKSTVVDDAVRYIKVLQQTLQTMQRKRVEKLSGGTILADSEPSTITSQTPRGYGSTSRESFLADQGLSEAMNCAVPVPFTPACFQTWFSPNVVMNMCGEDAQFSVCSQRKPGLLSTIFYILEKHSLDVVSAHISSDQHRCIYMINVHHAGGAPPQYRDALSVEDTFKLAAGELNLWLLSC; translated from the exons ATGGATGCCGAAACAGCTGTTGCAGGTGTGGTGGGTCACAAGAGGACCAAGAAGGGAGTTCCAAAAAACGACGAAAATGATGGTGATGGCGGCGGCGAAGGAGCGGAGCATGAGATTCACATCTGGACGGAGAgacaaaggaggaagaagatgaggGACATGTTCTCTAATCTTCATGCCTTGCTCCCTCACCTCCCTGCCAAG GCAGACAAGTCCACCGTGGTTGACGACGCAGTGCGCTACATCAAGGTTCTTCAACAAACCCTCCAGACAATGCAAAGAAAAAGGGTTGAGAAACTAAGTGGTGGAACAATATTAGCTGATTCAGAACCATCCACCATCACTTCACAGACACCCCGGGGGTATGGATCTACTTCAAGAGAATCATTTTTAGCCGATCAAGGGCTGTCCGAAGCCATGAATTGCGCGGTTCCTGTACCCTTTACGCCTGCGTGCTTCCAGACATGGTTTTCTCCGAATGTTGTGATGAACATGTGCGGTGAAGATGCGCAATTCAGTGTTTGTTCACAGAGAAAGCCTGGTTTACTTTCTACCATCTTTTACATACTAGAGAAGCACAGTTTGGATGTGGTGTCTGCTCACATTTCTTCAGATCAACACCGTTGCATATACATGATCAATGTTCATCAT GCTGGTGGAGCTCCTCCTCAGTATCGTGATGCGTTATCAGTGGAGGATACCTTCAAGCTAGCTGCAGGAGAGTTGAATCTCTGGCTCTTGTCTTGCTGA
- the LOC120009689 gene encoding transcription factor bHLH95-like isoform X2 produces MDAETAVAGVVGHKRTKKGVPKNDENDGDGGGEGAEHEIHIWTERQRRKKMRDMFSNLHALLPHLPAKADKSTVVDDAVRYIKVLQQTLQTMQRKRVEKLSGGTILADSEPSTITSQTPRGYGSTSRESFLADQGLSEAMNCAVPVPFTPACFQTWFSPNVVMNMCGEDAQFSVCSQRKPGLLSTIFYILEKHSLDVVSAHISSDQHRCIYMINVHHVSIVGWWSSSSVS; encoded by the exons ATGGATGCCGAAACAGCTGTTGCAGGTGTGGTGGGTCACAAGAGGACCAAGAAGGGAGTTCCAAAAAACGACGAAAATGATGGTGATGGCGGCGGCGAAGGAGCGGAGCATGAGATTCACATCTGGACGGAGAgacaaaggaggaagaagatgaggGACATGTTCTCTAATCTTCATGCCTTGCTCCCTCACCTCCCTGCCAAG GCAGACAAGTCCACCGTGGTTGACGACGCAGTGCGCTACATCAAGGTTCTTCAACAAACCCTCCAGACAATGCAAAGAAAAAGGGTTGAGAAACTAAGTGGTGGAACAATATTAGCTGATTCAGAACCATCCACCATCACTTCACAGACACCCCGGGGGTATGGATCTACTTCAAGAGAATCATTTTTAGCCGATCAAGGGCTGTCCGAAGCCATGAATTGCGCGGTTCCTGTACCCTTTACGCCTGCGTGCTTCCAGACATGGTTTTCTCCGAATGTTGTGATGAACATGTGCGGTGAAGATGCGCAATTCAGTGTTTGTTCACAGAGAAAGCCTGGTTTACTTTCTACCATCTTTTACATACTAGAGAAGCACAGTTTGGATGTGGTGTCTGCTCACATTTCTTCAGATCAACACCGTTGCATATACATGATCAATGTTCATCATGTAAGTATAGTAG GCTGGTGGAGCTCCTCCTCAGTATCGTGA